A window of Chlorobium phaeobacteroides DSM 266 genomic DNA:
TGATTGTCACCAGTCTGTTTGTTCTTGCTGCTGCGGCAATCCTGTCGCTTTTTGTCGGGAGGTATCAGGTTTCTCCCGCAGCACTGTTCCGTTATCTGGCAACAGGGTACAGCAGTGACGCGAATCTTGAGACCGTGTTGCTTGATATTCGTCTGCCAAGGCTCATTGCCTCGGTTGCTGCCGGTGGAGCGCTCTCCCTGGCCGGTTCGGCTTATCAGGGCATGTTTCGTAACCCCATGGTCAGTCCCGATATTCTTGGCGTATCATCAGGTGCGGGATTTGGTGCCGCACTTGCCATCCTCCTCTCACTTCCGCCTGCGGGGATACAGTTGTTCTCATTTTCGGGGGGCGTGACGGCAGTTCTCGTTGCTCTCGGTATTGCGAGGACTATTGGCAGAAGTCATGATGCCACACTGGTGCTGGTGCTCTCAGGCATCATCATATCTTCGCTGTTTGGCGCGCTGCTCTCGCTGCTTAAATATGCGGCTGATCCGGATGACAAGCTTCCGGCAATCATTTACTGGCTTATGGGCAGTTTTGCTGATAGCAGTATGAAAGATCTCGGTCTGATCATTCCGTTGCTTCTTGCTGGAGTTATTCCTCTCATGCTGGTCGGCTGGCGTCTGAACGTGCTCTCGTTTGGCGATGAGGAGGCTCGTTCACTCGGGATTAACACGGGACTGATGCGCGTGCTGGTTATTGCATGCGCAACACTGGTGAGTGCCTGTATGATCGCGGTCAGCGGGATAATCGGGTGGGTAGGACTTGTCGTTCCGCACCTTGCGCGATTTGTTGCCGGGCCTGACCATCGAGTCCTTTTGCCTGTCTCGTTTCTTTTTGGCGGCACCATCATGTTGTGTGCCGATGTTCTGGCCCGTTCACTGTTGCCGGTCGAAATTCCGGTCGGTATCATTACCGCCATTACCGGTGCTCCGTTTTTTCTCTGGTTTCTTAAACAATCGACGGCAGCAGCATGGGATTCAAAAAGAGGGTAACCCTTGACATCACTCATGCCGATTTCGGCTATCAGGGAAGAGCCGTGCTTCGCGACGTCACTTTTCGGATGGATTCCGGCGATATTGTCTGCGTTCTTGGTGCCAATGGAGCCGGAAAAACAACGCTTTTCAAAACGCTGCTCGGTTTTATCAGGCCAATCTCAGGCGCTCTGATGCTCAACGGTATTGAGCTTTCACAATACAAACCAAGGGAGCTTGCCCGTCTGATAGCATATGTTCCCCAGGCGCACCATGTTCCGTTTTCCTATACCGCAGGCGATGTTGTTCTGTTCGGCAGGGCTGTTCATCTCGGATTATTCGCCTCTCCGGGTAAAAATGACCGTATCATAGCCTCCCGAAGCCTTGAACTGATGGAGATAAGCCACCTTGCCGACAAACCTTTTACCGAGCTGAGCGGAGGTGAGCGCCAGATGGTTATCATCTCACGGGCGCTTGCACAGGAGGCGCCTCTTCTGATACTCGATGAACCGACATCAAATCTTGATTATGGTAATCAGATTCGGGTTATCAGCAAAATAAAGGAGTTGCAGAAAGCAGAAACAGGGGTGCTCATGGCAACCCATATGCCGGATCACGCATTCATGCTCGCCTCGAAGGCGGTCATAATGCATAAGGGGAGTCTCTCCTTTTCCGATGTATCGGAAACGATCGTAACGCCCGAGGTGCTCAAGCAGCTTTACGGTGTTGATGTTCGGATTTTCGATACCCCGTTTGATGGCCATGCCGGACGAAAGGTCTGCGCTCCGGTTCTTGACTGAAACCATAAAAAGATATCGCGATGTACAGCATGGACGCAAAGGAGTTTAACGACAAGATCATGAACGGTCATTTCCGGAAAATCTATCCGGTTATTGCCCGTCAGATTGTCGATCGTACCGGAATTTCCGAAGGGTGCTGCGTTGATCTTGGCGGAGGTCCGGGACTGCTTGGAATCTCGCTTGCCAAAATCACCCGCCTGCAGGTAACGGTGTATGATCTTATGCCGGAATGCGTTGCTCTGGCTCTGCAGAACAGCGTGGAGCACGGGGTTGATGATCAGGTTACGGCACAGCAGGGGATTGCCGAATGTATGCCGTTCGACGAGAACTCACTTGATCTTGTTGTCAGCAGGGGATCGATTTTTTTCTGGGAGAATCAGATGCAGGGTCTTGCGGAAGTCTATCGAGTGCTTAAACCCGGGGGTTGGGCCTATCTCGGCGGAGGGTTCGGCACTTCTGAACTGCTTCGGGAGATTGAACTGCTTATGGCTGACGAAGCTGACTGGAACCGCAAACGTCAGGAGCGGATGGTAAAAAATCCACCCGAACAGTTTGAGTCGATGCTTCGGCAACTTGGAATTGAGGGTCGTGTTGAGCAGGACGATGCAGGCATGTGGGTCGTTTTTTGTAAACAAAAATCCGCAAAAGCATGAGCGGCGGTTTTATCGGCAGCTATATCGCAGTGGTGCGGATCGCAGCGGTTTTGATCCTCTTTTTTACCACGGCATGCAGTCCGCATGAAGATCGGCGGTATACGCGGATCGTTACCGATATGGCTGGACGGACAATGGGTGTGCCCGATACCATTAAACGGGTCTATGTCAATCGTCCCGGCGCTCTCATGCTCTACGCCCTTGCGCCTGAACTGCTGGTTAACAGATCGTTCCGGATGACGGATTCCGGCAGAAGATTCATGAAGGAGTCGTGGCTCACCCTGCCCTATGTGGATGGTTCAGCCGAAGAGATCATCAGGCTCAAACCGGATGTCATTATATCCTGCTTTACCATTGATGCCAAATCAATGGCCGATGCCCGCAGGCTTGAGGAGAAGACCGGGATTCCGGTTTTTCAGGTGCCACTCGACATGTCCCGTTACGAGAAGACGTTTATGGTTCTCGGTACTCTTCTCGACCGCAAGGAACAGGCGGAGAGGATGACCGGTTTTCTCCACGCTTACCTTGACGAACTTCTCTCCAAAGCCAGAGAGATTCCGCCGAGCAGAAAAGTTCGAGTCTACTATGCCGAGGGCGACCGGGGTCTGCAAACCGATCCGTCGGGCTCGTTTCACAGCGAGATTCTTGAGCGGGTCGGTGCCCGCAATGTAGCGGAAGTGCCCATTACCGGTGGTAAAGGCATGAGCTCCGTATCAATGGAGCAGATTCTCTTTTGGGATCCCGACGTTATCCTGGTCTGGACAGGCATGGGGCCTTCGCTCACAACGCTGCTTGAGATAGAGAGCGACAGCCTCTGGGCAAAGGCAAGGGCTGTCAGGCAGAAGCGGCTCTTCCAGATACCCTTGCAGCCTTTCGGCTGGTTTGATCGTCCGCCAGGTACAAACCGGATTCTCGGTGCGATATGGACGGCACAGCTGCTCTATCCCGACCTTTACCGGTTCGATATTACAAGGATCACCCGTGAGTACTTTCGCATTTTTTATCACCATGAGCTGACGGAGAGCGAACTGCGGGAGGTGCTCGATCCTCACGCTGAACCGCTCCCTGAAAAAGGAGCGAGAACGAATAAATCTAAAGGATTATGATGCAATCAGTCAACAGAAACGACAGCAAGAGCGATGTGCTTGCTCTCTGCGGTGCTGTGCCGATGCACCGCAAATCAACCGGTAACGGTGTGCCGCTGCTGAAAAAAGGCGCCATCAATCTCTACATGAACATGCCTTGCCCGCTCAAGGTTGTGACCAAAATGGTAATCACCGAGTTTGCGGAGATCTACAATGCATCTCATGCCGTGCCGATCTATTCGCCGATGCTTCATGACGGCTATGTGAAAGATGGAAAAAATAACATTCCCGCATATGAGCTGCAAAATATCTCCAGAGCCATGACAAGGGGGATTGAATTGACAGCATCGATAAAGCTTCCCTATGGACTGACGGTTTCCGATGAATTGACCTTTCTTGATTCGGAAGATAAAAGCAAGGGGCAGGATCTGCTCTATGTTCCTGACGTGACGAATACGCTCAAACTTGCCTATGGCGCTGAACGCAGCGGCTTTAACGGCAATATCAGAGTGGTGAGTGTTGGAACGCAGTGGGTTGAAAACAATGTGAGGGCCGATGGTTATACGTTGGTCAACGCATACCTGGCTAAAAAAGTCAGCAGCGATACATCGTTGTTTTTCGGTGTGGACAATATTTTCAATGAGGATCCTGCTGCTTATGGCAATATCGGAGGAGCTGGTTCGACCGGCACCTGTTTTTATGGTGGTTTGACCTTTACCCTGTAACAACTCAACAGCACGTTATCATGAAAAACAGTACAAAAGGCGGAAAAACCTTATCACGCTTGCTCTTTGTTCTCTCGTTTTTTTCTGCCGTTGCGCAGGCGAAACCATCCGGAACTCTTTCAGAAACCGTCAGGGTGTCGGGTCTGGTTGAAAAGCCCTTCACCATTTCAACAACTTCAGTCGGAACGATGAATGTTGCTGAACGGGAGAATACCGCCATTATTTGCGACTCGGGGCAAACCCGTAAAAGTCTGAAAAGCTTCAGAGGAGTTCTCTTGCGCGATATTCTCGATTCAGCAAAAGTTGTTCTTTCCAATCCGGGACAGCGGGGAGAGTATTATGTCCTTGTCCGTTCGACCGACAACTATAATGTTCTTTTCTCGTACAATGAGCTTACCTATGGAACGGCAGGCGAGAGCACATGGCTGGTTTTTGAAGAGAACGGCAAACCGATTGACGATGATGGACGGTTTGTGGTGTTCTGTGCCAGCGACAGGGCGACCGGCCCCCGACATGTGAAATGGGTGAACGGTATCGAAGTTTCAAAAATAATCCTGCCTGTCTCCAATTAAGGCGGATTGCATAATCATACTGCATATGCACAGATTCTATCTTTCGATTCTTCTTTTCGGCTTTTGCTTTCTGAAAACGGAAATCCTCTTTGCCGCAACAGATAACGCTACAGGCCAGCAACTCTTTGATCGTCATTGCAGTGTTTGTCATTCCATGGAGCCCCCACCGAAAACGGCTCCTCCCGTGCTTGGCATAGCTCTACACTACAGGGAAGCGTTCGGTGATAAAACGCTGGCGACAGAGTATATGGTAAAGTTTATGCAGAAGCCCGATCCGCCACTCTCGAAGCTGGAGCCGGCGGCGATAAGGCGGTTTGGTCTTATGCCTCCAATGTCGATGTCGCTGCAGGAACTGAAGAAAGTTGCGGCATGGCTCTGGGACAGTTATGATCCGCAGTTCAAAACGCCGGGGAACTGTCGCTGATAAAACGGTAAAGCGAAGTTCAGCCGAGGCGTCTGAACGAAGAGGCCTTGATTGCGGCAAAAAGCGTTGAGCCTGCCGTGATGTTCAGATCTTCGGCTGCCGAACGTACGATTTCAGCAACGAACTTTTCGCCGTTGCTCAGTAGCACAACGCCTACCCTTCCGTCAGAGCGGAACAGTTCCGAAACGGTACATTTCAGGAGGTTCCTGGCGCTGATGGCTTCGGGGTGCTGTTTGAAGAGAATGATATCGCGCGAGGAAAGCTCAAAAAGGGATGTTCCGCTCGGTTCGCCGTCTGAGATCAGAAGGGTATTGTGACCCCAAGGGTAGGCATACAGGCCTTTATGTAGAACAGGATCGGCAAGATGGAGCAGATTGAGATACCCTTTCGGGTTGTGTGCCATGCAGTTTCGCGCAAGCTGATCGGGAGTAGTCGTTTCAGCAATGCTGCCTTTTTTAAGCACAAGAATCCGGTCAGCCATCAGTTGCATCTCAAGGATCGAGTGCGAAATAAAGAGATAGGGAATGGCGAACTCTTCACTCACGCTTTTCAGGTAAGGAATGATCTGAAATCGCAGTGTGTCATCGAGAGCCGAGAGCGGCTCGTCCATAAGGAGCAGCCGGGGGTTTGCAAGCACCGCCCTGCCGAGCGCGACACGCTGTTTTTCTCCGCCTGAAAGATTATTCACGCCGCGCTGCATGAGCGGCTGAAGTTTCAGTAAGGCAATCAAGGTTTCCGGCTTGATATGCCGGTTTTCAGTGCGACACCGTCTGTATCCATAGAGCAGGTTGGCTTTAACCGAGAGGTGCGGAAAAAGCATTGCCTGCTGAAAAACAATGGCTATGCGGCGGCGTTCAGGGGAGAGATTGATCCCTTTCGTCGTGCTGAAGAGGCACTCGTCATTCAAAAAAATCTCGCCTCTGTCCGGCTGAAGAAGACCTGAAATAAGATGTACCAGCGTTGATTTGCCGCTTCCGGACTGGCCGAAAATCCCTATCCGTTCGCCTGAAACGCCGGTATTAACCCTCAGGAGAAAGTCGCCCTGTTTTTTTTCGGCATCAATCAGGAGGTTCATAGCGCGCTTCTCCGGTCAAGTTTTTTGCCGAGCAGTTCATGAACGATAAGTACGACGACCGAAATCAGGACGGAGACCACGCAGAGCGAGAGCGCCATGGTTGTGCTTGAGGGTGAACTGGCATAATCATAGATAGCCAGCGGAATGGTTTGCGTGATACCGGGAATATTGCCTGCGACAATGATGGTTGCGCCGAATTCGCCAAGGCTTCGGGCAAACATCAGCGATGAGCCGGCCATTATTCCCCGCAGGGAGAGCGGAAGAATAATGGTTGCAAGCGTATCGTACCAGGCTGCTCCGAGGCTTCGGGATGCCTCGATAAGTTGCTGATCGATGGATTCCATACCAAGACGGATTGAGCGTACCAGCAGGGGAAACCCGACTGTTGCCGAAGCAATAACGGCAGCTTTCCAGGTGAAGATTATCTGGATGCCCGATCCATCGAGCAGTTTTCCTATCCAGCCGTTTTTGCCAAGCAGCAGCAGCAGAAAAAAACCGATCACCACCGGGGGAAGGGTGAGCGGGAGGTTTATAAGCACCTCGAGCACCACTTTCCCCCTGAATCTTTTGAAGACGATCAGCCATGCGAGAGCAAATCCCAAAGGCAGCGCAAGGGCAGTTGCCGTAAGCGCAACTTTCAGGGAGAGCCATATGGCAGCTATATCTTCAGGAGTCAGCGTCATAAAGTCAAATGGGTATTCCAGTTGTTTTTGTTGTTCTTATTTAAGAACAAAGCCGTATTTACCGAGGACGTTTTTTGCCTCTGCACCTCGCAGATAGAGAAAGAATGCCTTTGCTTCCTTGTTTTGTGCGGCTTTTGCCGTCAATGCCATCGGGTAGGTTACTCTTGGATAGAGCTTTTGGGGTACCGCAAAAAGCAGTTTTGCTTTTTGTGCCAGCATGGCATCGGTTCGGTAAACAAATCCGCCGTCAACTTCGCCAAGTTCGGCATACATCAGGCACTCCCTGACATCCTTTGCCATCACAAGTTTTCCGGCAAGCTGCTTGTCAATGCCTGCATTTTTAAAAGCGGTCATGGCATACTCGCCGGCGGGAACACTCTTCGGGCTGCCGATGGCTATCTTTTCGAGCTTAAGCAGGTCGTTCATCGAAGTAACTTTTTTTGTCGTCGTTCCGGCAAAAACCAGCGAGTTATAGGCAAGCATGCCGGAGTTGGCGCCGTCCACAAGCTTTTTCTCTTTCAGATAATCCATCCACTGGTTGTTTGCGGCAATAAACAGGTCAACAGGGGCGCCATTTTCAATCTGACCGGCAAGCGTTCCCGATGGACCGAAATTTTTTACAAAGGTAGTACCCGGATTTTTTTTAGAGTAACTGGCGCTCAGTTCATTGATCACCTCCTTGAGGCTTGCTGCTACCGAAAGGCTCAGCTCTCCAGCCATCGCAGGAACTGAGATGGTGAGCAGCGCAAAAAACAGAAGGAGCGTTTTTCTCATTGATATCATCATGATGGTATCTGTTTTACGTTGTCAGGATTATGGGTTAATGAGTGCGGCAATGTCCGAGGGCTTTCCGAAATAGACCGATGAGAGAACGAGGATGTCAACACCTGTAGATGCATAGATAGCGGCATTGTCGGCATTGATGCCTCCGGCGGCAGAAACCTTTACCCCGGGGAACTGGCGGTGAATTCCGGCGACAAGTATCGCGAGCTCTTCAGACGGCATCTTGTCAACCTGCACGACATCGGCTCCTGCAGCAGCGATTTGCAGAGCCTCTTTTGCGGTGTCGGCCTCAACAATAACCCTGTTTTCAGGAGCACGTTGTTTAAGTGACGAAAGGGTTTCAAGAAAGCTCTCAAGCCCGCCCTGAAAAGCGGTATGGTGACGGAATACCAGAATGGATTCCGACAGGCCAAGCCGGTGAGGCATTGCTCCCCCGGCCATGATAGCCTTGATGGCAACTTTTTTTGTTCCCGGAAACGACTTTCGGGTGGTGACAACAGAAACAGCAGGGTTTACGGCCCGGGCACTGTTGACGATTGCTGCGGTACGTGTTG
This region includes:
- a CDS encoding ABC transporter substrate-binding protein, whose translation is MSGGFIGSYIAVVRIAAVLILFFTTACSPHEDRRYTRIVTDMAGRTMGVPDTIKRVYVNRPGALMLYALAPELLVNRSFRMTDSGRRFMKESWLTLPYVDGSAEEIIRLKPDVIISCFTIDAKSMADARRLEEKTGIPVFQVPLDMSRYEKTFMVLGTLLDRKEQAERMTGFLHAYLDELLSKAREIPPSRKVRVYYAEGDRGLQTDPSGSFHSEILERVGARNVAEVPITGGKGMSSVSMEQILFWDPDVILVWTGMGPSLTTLLEIESDSLWAKARAVRQKRLFQIPLQPFGWFDRPPGTNRILGAIWTAQLLYPDLYRFDITRITREYFRIFYHHELTESELREVLDPHAEPLPEKGARTNKSKGL
- a CDS encoding FecCD family ABC transporter permease, giving the protein MSARLLIVTSLFVLAAAAILSLFVGRYQVSPAALFRYLATGYSSDANLETVLLDIRLPRLIASVAAGGALSLAGSAYQGMFRNPMVSPDILGVSSGAGFGAALAILLSLPPAGIQLFSFSGGVTAVLVALGIARTIGRSHDATLVLVLSGIIISSLFGALLSLLKYAADPDDKLPAIIYWLMGSFADSSMKDLGLIIPLLLAGVIPLMLVGWRLNVLSFGDEEARSLGINTGLMRVLVIACATLVSACMIAVSGIIGWVGLVVPHLARFVAGPDHRVLLPVSFLFGGTIMLCADVLARSLLPVEIPVGIITAITGAPFFLWFLKQSTAAAWDSKRG
- a CDS encoding molybdopterin-dependent oxidoreductase, with the protein product MKNSTKGGKTLSRLLFVLSFFSAVAQAKPSGTLSETVRVSGLVEKPFTISTTSVGTMNVAERENTAIICDSGQTRKSLKSFRGVLLRDILDSAKVVLSNPGQRGEYYVLVRSTDNYNVLFSYNELTYGTAGESTWLVFEENGKPIDDDGRFVVFCASDRATGPRHVKWVNGIEVSKIILPVSN
- the modD gene encoding ModD protein; protein product: MLYQLPDTDIERFIEEDMPYGDLTTSLLGIGNAQGSITFTSRHLTVLSCTEEACRVLERCGARVTSSMPSGTSVEAGVMFLSAEGSAASLHAGWKVALNLLEYASGIATRTAAIVNSARAVNPAVSVVTTRKSFPGTKKVAIKAIMAGGAMPHRLGLSESILVFRHHTAFQGGLESFLETLSSLKQRAPENRVIVEADTAKEALQIAAAGADVVQVDKMPSEELAILVAGIHRQFPGVKVSAAGGINADNAAIYASTGVDILVLSSVYFGKPSDIAALINP
- the modC gene encoding molybdenum ABC transporter ATP-binding protein, with the protein product MNLLIDAEKKQGDFLLRVNTGVSGERIGIFGQSGSGKSTLVHLISGLLQPDRGEIFLNDECLFSTTKGINLSPERRRIAIVFQQAMLFPHLSVKANLLYGYRRCRTENRHIKPETLIALLKLQPLMQRGVNNLSGGEKQRVALGRAVLANPRLLLMDEPLSALDDTLRFQIIPYLKSVSEEFAIPYLFISHSILEMQLMADRILVLKKGSIAETTTPDQLARNCMAHNPKGYLNLLHLADPVLHKGLYAYPWGHNTLLISDGEPSGTSLFELSSRDIILFKQHPEAISARNLLKCTVSELFRSDGRVGVVLLSNGEKFVAEIVRSAAEDLNITAGSTLFAAIKASSFRRLG
- a CDS encoding TonB-dependent receptor domain-containing protein, encoding MMQSVNRNDSKSDVLALCGAVPMHRKSTGNGVPLLKKGAINLYMNMPCPLKVVTKMVITEFAEIYNASHAVPIYSPMLHDGYVKDGKNNIPAYELQNISRAMTRGIELTASIKLPYGLTVSDELTFLDSEDKSKGQDLLYVPDVTNTLKLAYGAERSGFNGNIRVVSVGTQWVENNVRADGYTLVNAYLAKKVSSDTSLFFGVDNIFNEDPAAYGNIGGAGSTGTCFYGGLTFTL
- a CDS encoding class I SAM-dependent methyltransferase, which gives rise to MYSMDAKEFNDKIMNGHFRKIYPVIARQIVDRTGISEGCCVDLGGGPGLLGISLAKITRLQVTVYDLMPECVALALQNSVEHGVDDQVTAQQGIAECMPFDENSLDLVVSRGSIFFWENQMQGLAEVYRVLKPGGWAYLGGGFGTSELLREIELLMADEADWNRKRQERMVKNPPEQFESMLRQLGIEGRVEQDDAGMWVVFCKQKSAKA
- the modB gene encoding molybdate ABC transporter permease subunit; translated protein: MTLTPEDIAAIWLSLKVALTATALALPLGFALAWLIVFKRFRGKVVLEVLINLPLTLPPVVIGFFLLLLLGKNGWIGKLLDGSGIQIIFTWKAAVIASATVGFPLLVRSIRLGMESIDQQLIEASRSLGAAWYDTLATIILPLSLRGIMAGSSLMFARSLGEFGATIIVAGNIPGITQTIPLAIYDYASSPSSTTMALSLCVVSVLISVVVLIVHELLGKKLDRRSAL
- a CDS encoding c-type cytochrome, with protein sequence MHRFYLSILLFGFCFLKTEILFAATDNATGQQLFDRHCSVCHSMEPPPKTAPPVLGIALHYREAFGDKTLATEYMVKFMQKPDPPLSKLEPAAIRRFGLMPPMSMSLQELKKVAAWLWDSYDPQFKTPGNCR
- a CDS encoding ABC transporter ATP-binding protein; amino-acid sequence: MGFKKRVTLDITHADFGYQGRAVLRDVTFRMDSGDIVCVLGANGAGKTTLFKTLLGFIRPISGALMLNGIELSQYKPRELARLIAYVPQAHHVPFSYTAGDVVLFGRAVHLGLFASPGKNDRIIASRSLELMEISHLADKPFTELSGGERQMVIISRALAQEAPLLILDEPTSNLDYGNQIRVISKIKELQKAETGVLMATHMPDHAFMLASKAVIMHKGSLSFSDVSETIVTPEVLKQLYGVDVRIFDTPFDGHAGRKVCAPVLD
- the modA gene encoding molybdate ABC transporter substrate-binding protein translates to MMISMRKTLLLFFALLTISVPAMAGELSLSVAASLKEVINELSASYSKKNPGTTFVKNFGPSGTLAGQIENGAPVDLFIAANNQWMDYLKEKKLVDGANSGMLAYNSLVFAGTTTKKVTSMNDLLKLEKIAIGSPKSVPAGEYAMTAFKNAGIDKQLAGKLVMAKDVRECLMYAELGEVDGGFVYRTDAMLAQKAKLLFAVPQKLYPRVTYPMALTAKAAQNKEAKAFFLYLRGAEAKNVLGKYGFVLK